The following are encoded together in the Mesoterricola sediminis genome:
- a CDS encoding C1 family peptidase: MIHRFTRLATLLLALPALAAGPGPRRYESRLYTQADALRRQVEAHGWHFTVGVNPAMVHGIERLCGFRPELAQPEFQAHATGSPEGEPELDPTALPSRYVGWFSNVKDQGSCGSCWAFSTIGGLESAYLMAHGAPQGAVGSDGRIRPSATTPALSEQQVLSCNPWGYDCNGGNYAFSMLQPSRSGRGSGYYPGAVSASAYPYIAQAVACAVPTQATWTPVRTWGYVGTGWSMPSTAAIKAAIYAHGAVSATVYADNYFMAYTGGVFDGTDNRSQVNHAIQLVGWDDAKGAWLLKNSWSPAWGINGFMWIRYGANSVGFATAWVSQ; encoded by the coding sequence ATGATCCATCGCTTCACCCGGCTCGCCACCCTCCTCCTCGCCCTGCCCGCCCTCGCGGCCGGGCCCGGTCCCCGCCGCTACGAATCCCGCCTCTACACCCAGGCCGACGCCCTCCGGCGCCAGGTGGAGGCCCACGGGTGGCACTTCACCGTCGGGGTGAACCCGGCCATGGTCCACGGCATCGAGCGGCTCTGCGGCTTCCGGCCGGAGCTGGCCCAGCCCGAATTCCAGGCCCACGCCACGGGCAGCCCGGAGGGGGAGCCCGAGCTGGATCCCACCGCCCTGCCGAGCCGCTACGTGGGCTGGTTCAGCAACGTCAAGGACCAGGGCAGCTGCGGCAGCTGCTGGGCCTTCTCCACCATCGGCGGGCTGGAGTCCGCCTACCTGATGGCCCACGGGGCGCCCCAGGGCGCCGTGGGCAGCGACGGGCGCATCCGGCCCAGCGCCACCACCCCGGCCCTGTCCGAGCAGCAGGTGCTCTCCTGCAACCCCTGGGGCTACGACTGCAACGGCGGCAACTACGCCTTCAGCATGCTCCAGCCCTCCCGGAGCGGCCGGGGCTCCGGCTACTACCCCGGGGCCGTGTCCGCCTCCGCCTACCCCTACATCGCCCAGGCCGTGGCCTGCGCGGTGCCGACCCAGGCCACCTGGACGCCGGTGCGCACCTGGGGCTACGTGGGCACCGGCTGGAGCATGCCCTCCACCGCCGCGATCAAGGCCGCCATCTACGCCCATGGCGCCGTATCGGCGACCGTGTACGCGGACAACTACTTCATGGCCTACACCGGCGGGGTCTTCGACGGCACGGACAACCGCAGCCAGGTGAACCACGCCATCCAGCTCGTGGGCTGGGACGACGCCAAGGGGGCCTGGCTCCTCAAGAACTCCTGGAGTCCCGCCTGGGGCATCAACGGGTTCATGTGGATCAGGTACGGGGCCAACAGCGTCGGCTTCGCCACGGCCTGGGTCAGCCAATAG
- a CDS encoding acyl-CoA thioesterase, whose amino-acid sequence MPIIHETPIRVRYAETDAMGIVHHAVYPVWMELGRSDLLRAMGQSYGEWEAQGYMMGVASIQLTYRAPARYDELVTVRTRVREANRRKIVFAYEIVRDGVRLVEGETVHIVTGPDGRSRTLPDPMLALVTSAL is encoded by the coding sequence ATGCCGATCATCCACGAGACGCCCATCCGAGTCCGCTACGCCGAAACCGACGCCATGGGGATCGTCCACCACGCGGTCTATCCCGTGTGGATGGAACTGGGACGCTCCGACCTGCTCAGGGCCATGGGCCAGAGCTACGGCGAATGGGAGGCCCAGGGCTACATGATGGGCGTCGCCTCCATCCAGCTGACGTACCGGGCCCCGGCCCGGTACGACGAGCTGGTGACGGTCCGGACCCGGGTCCGGGAGGCGAACCGGCGCAAGATCGTCTTCGCCTACGAGATCGTCCGGGACGGGGTCCGGCTGGTGGAGGGGGAGACCGTCCACATCGTCACCGGCCCCGACGGGCGGAGCCGGACCCTGCCCGACCCGATGCTGGCCCTGGTGACCTCCGCCTTATAG
- a CDS encoding glycosyltransferase family 9 protein, whose protein sequence is MRIALLRLSALGDVLRVLPAWANLRAAFPEAHLQAVIEDRHAFLLEKAPGLEPIVVRRSALGRPWAAPAELARIAGALRGADVTLDFHGILKSALPPWLAKVPERWGDGHTREGAHRLQTRPMAFQPCTRYDQALALAGAFGRDRGIAGLDRFRPALRDADLGDPGPVWQEDGRPRAVLVPGASRRGAIKRWPLRHWLTLAALLRERYQLRWSLGPEEADLRAWLPGATGIPALPALDLWRLAAALRQADQVVAPDTGLLHLAVVLGVPVVGVYGGSDPLVAGLPAGAGRILRTGIECSPCRERQCQRRQCLEDLAPETVAAALLAPIG, encoded by the coding sequence ATGCGCATCGCCTTGCTCCGCCTTTCCGCCCTGGGGGACGTCCTGCGGGTGCTCCCCGCGTGGGCCAACCTGCGGGCGGCCTTCCCGGAAGCCCACCTCCAGGCCGTCATCGAGGACCGGCACGCCTTCCTCCTGGAGAAGGCCCCGGGCCTGGAGCCCATCGTGGTCCGCCGTTCGGCCCTGGGCCGTCCCTGGGCGGCGCCGGCGGAGCTGGCGCGGATCGCCGGCGCCCTGCGGGGGGCCGACGTCACCCTGGATTTCCACGGCATCCTCAAGTCGGCGCTGCCGCCGTGGCTGGCCAAGGTCCCGGAACGGTGGGGGGACGGCCACACCCGGGAGGGCGCCCACCGGCTCCAGACCCGTCCGATGGCCTTCCAGCCCTGCACCCGGTACGACCAGGCCCTGGCCCTGGCCGGGGCCTTCGGCCGGGACCGGGGCATCGCCGGGCTGGACCGGTTCCGGCCCGCCCTCCGGGACGCGGATCTGGGCGATCCGGGCCCGGTCTGGCAGGAGGATGGCCGCCCCCGCGCGGTGCTCGTGCCCGGGGCCTCCCGCCGGGGGGCCATCAAGCGCTGGCCCCTGCGCCACTGGCTCACCCTGGCCGCCCTGCTCCGGGAGCGCTACCAGCTCCGCTGGTCCCTGGGCCCGGAGGAGGCGGACCTGAGGGCCTGGCTCCCGGGGGCCACGGGCATCCCGGCCCTGCCGGCCCTGGACCTGTGGCGCCTGGCCGCGGCCCTGCGCCAGGCGGACCAGGTGGTGGCCCCGGACACGGGCCTCCTCCACCTGGCCGTCGTGCTGGGCGTGCCCGTGGTGGGCGTCTACGGGGGCAGCGATCCCCTCGTGGCCGGGTTGCCGGCGGGGGCCGGCCGGATCCTCCGGACGGGCATCGAATGCAGTCCCTGCCGCGAGCGCCAATGCCAGCGGCGGCAGTGCCTGGAGGACCTGGCCCCGGAGACCGTCGCGGCGGCCCTCCTGGCGCCTATTGGCTGA
- a CDS encoding IS5 family transposase (programmed frameshift), which produces MPRRFLTDAMWAKLEPLLPPERGGMGRSRHPNRPMVEAILWRHRTGAPWRDLPEEFGPWTSVYTRFEAWTKRGVWQRILEFLRKEADLEWVMLDGTILRAHQHSAGKRGGSGNQALGRSRGGCSTKIHLICDAHGNPLDFLVTPGQAHESRSAEGLLCGWQAEYGFGDRAYDGNPVRKAIEAMGATAVIPPHPRRKNPAAWDSHLYKARHAIEHGFAKLKQFRALATRFDKTARSFSAQVALACIVIWLRR; this is translated from the exons ATGCCGAGACGTTTCCTGACCGATGCCATGTGGGCAAAGCTTGAACCGCTCCTTCCGCCAGAGCGTGGAGGGATGGGGCGATCCCGTCACCCCAACCGTCCCATGGTGGAGGCGATCCTGTGGAGGCACAGGACTGGGGCGCCGTGGAGGGACCTGCCGGAGGAATTTGGACCTTGGACAAGCGTGTACACGCGATTTGAGGCCTGGACCAAGCGCGGCGTGTGGCAAAGGATCCTGGAGTTCCTGCGCAAGGAAGCCGACCTGGAGTGGGTCATGCTGGATGGCACCATCCTTCGCGCTCATCAACATTCAGCAGGCAAAAGGGGGGGCTCTG GGAACCAGGCGCTCGGACGATCTCGGGGTGGATGCTCGACCAAGATCCATTTGATCTGCGATGCCCACGGTAATCCTTTGGATTTCCTGGTCACTCCGGGGCAAGCCCATGAAAGCCGGTCTGCTGAAGGATTGCTGTGCGGTTGGCAGGCAGAGTACGGGTTCGGAGATCGGGCCTACGATGGGAACCCGGTAAGGAAGGCGATCGAGGCCATGGGTGCGACAGCCGTCATCCCACCTCATCCCCGGCGCAAGAATCCGGCGGCCTGGGACTCACACCTATACAAGGCCCGCCATGCCATCGAGCATGGGTTCGCCAAGCTCAAACAGTTCAGGGCGCTGGCCACCAGGTTCGACAAAACGGCGCGAAGTTTCTCAGCCCAGGTGGCTTTGGCCTGCATCGTGATCTGGCTGAGGCGATGA
- the cysS gene encoding cysteine--tRNA ligase yields MSLKRISLHNTLTRRVEPVEPLSEGVVTMYTCGPTVYNFAHIGNLRTFLFQDLLKRTFMAAGYEVRHCMNITDVEDKIIRDSQKGLPADASNEARHAAMKALTDRYTEAFLADTAALGIIQPTYVPRATQYIPRMIALVQDLEAKGLAYAREGSVYYRISGLPQYGCLAHLDREGMRLGTSVDADEYERDAVQDFVLWKATRPGEPSWESPWGPGRPGWHIECSAMGIELLGERIDIHSGGIDLVFPHHENEIAQSEGCLGHQWVNTWVHGEFLLVDGEKMSKSLGNFYTLRDLVEKGYSPASFRFAIQSNHYRKVLNFSLEGLKAADNALKRIRIFRRRMEGAGAPGAGTWKEAVDPSARVAEAREAFWKAMADDLNAPEALAAIFTLVTDINAHDDRIALTREERDAVLAFLDETDAIFAGWPHEEDALDARVEALIERRKAAKAARNWAEADQVRDELKAMGIVLEDRKDGSVGWRRA; encoded by the coding sequence ATGAGCCTGAAGCGCATCTCCCTCCACAACACGCTCACCCGTCGGGTCGAACCGGTGGAGCCCCTGTCCGAAGGGGTCGTCACCATGTACACCTGCGGGCCCACGGTGTACAACTTCGCCCACATCGGCAACCTGCGGACCTTCCTGTTCCAGGACCTGCTGAAGCGGACCTTCATGGCCGCCGGCTACGAGGTCCGGCACTGCATGAACATCACCGACGTGGAGGACAAGATCATCCGGGACTCCCAGAAGGGCCTCCCCGCCGACGCCTCCAACGAGGCCCGGCACGCGGCCATGAAGGCGCTGACGGACCGCTACACGGAGGCCTTCCTGGCCGACACCGCCGCGCTGGGCATCATCCAGCCCACCTACGTCCCCCGGGCCACCCAGTACATCCCCCGGATGATCGCCCTGGTCCAGGACCTGGAGGCGAAGGGCCTCGCCTACGCCCGCGAGGGCAGCGTCTACTACCGGATCTCCGGCCTCCCCCAGTACGGCTGCCTCGCCCACCTCGACCGGGAGGGCATGCGCCTGGGCACCTCCGTCGACGCGGACGAGTACGAGCGCGACGCCGTCCAGGACTTCGTCCTCTGGAAGGCCACCCGCCCCGGCGAGCCGAGCTGGGAGAGCCCCTGGGGCCCCGGACGCCCCGGCTGGCACATCGAGTGCTCTGCCATGGGCATCGAGCTCCTCGGGGAGCGCATCGACATCCACAGCGGCGGCATCGACCTGGTGTTCCCCCACCACGAGAACGAGATCGCCCAGAGCGAGGGATGCCTGGGCCACCAGTGGGTCAACACCTGGGTCCACGGCGAGTTCCTGCTCGTGGACGGGGAGAAGATGTCCAAGAGCCTCGGCAACTTCTACACCCTGCGCGACCTGGTCGAGAAGGGGTACAGCCCCGCGAGCTTCCGCTTCGCCATCCAGAGCAACCACTACCGCAAGGTCCTCAACTTCTCCCTCGAGGGCCTGAAGGCGGCCGACAACGCCCTCAAGCGGATCCGGATCTTCCGCCGCCGCATGGAGGGGGCCGGCGCCCCCGGCGCCGGGACCTGGAAGGAGGCCGTGGATCCCTCCGCCCGCGTCGCCGAGGCCCGCGAGGCCTTCTGGAAGGCCATGGCCGACGACCTCAACGCCCCCGAGGCCCTCGCCGCGATCTTCACGCTGGTCACCGACATCAACGCCCACGACGACCGGATCGCCCTGACCCGGGAGGAGCGGGACGCCGTCCTGGCCTTCCTCGACGAGACCGACGCCATCTTCGCCGGCTGGCCCCACGAGGAGGACGCCCTGGACGCGCGGGTGGAGGCCCTCATCGAGCGCCGGAAGGCCGCCAAGGCCGCCAGGAACTGGGCCGAGGCGGACCAGGTCCGCGACGAGCTGAAGGCCATGGGCATCGTCCTCGAGGACCGGAAGGACGGCTCCGTGGGCTGGCGCCGCGCCTAG
- a CDS encoding sensor domain-containing protein yields MSEIHPYLHALRQAMAGCDPALVQDALAETEARFRAERDRLAWAEPLLSPADAARRILEGLGDPADRAAQFRTRDQLVAQALARPSALSEDPLPDGPEPAPRPWPGFFGVLVDGRAYTALAYLLLAFFTGLFYFIWTVTGLSLSLGFLVLIIGLPMAAFFLGSLRALGLGEGRLVDALLDVRMPRRPPLLPEGKRLVDRLAGLFRDSYTWKCLVYFLIHLPLSLMTSTFMLIGLVVSFSLLAIPVLHWGFHLPLVVVGCETFSAPVWVVLLLPLGGLLGLIGTLHLGLAFGRLHGALARALLVAR; encoded by the coding sequence GTGTCCGAGATCCATCCGTACCTCCATGCCCTCCGCCAGGCCATGGCGGGCTGCGATCCCGCCCTCGTGCAGGACGCCCTCGCCGAGACGGAGGCCCGCTTCCGGGCGGAACGCGACCGCCTGGCCTGGGCCGAACCCCTCCTCTCCCCGGCGGACGCCGCCCGGCGCATCCTGGAGGGCCTGGGCGATCCCGCGGACCGGGCGGCCCAGTTCCGGACCCGGGACCAGCTCGTGGCCCAGGCCCTGGCCCGGCCCAGCGCCCTCTCGGAGGATCCCCTCCCGGACGGGCCCGAGCCGGCCCCCCGGCCCTGGCCGGGCTTCTTCGGGGTGCTGGTGGACGGCCGGGCCTACACCGCCCTGGCCTACCTCCTGCTCGCCTTCTTCACCGGGCTCTTCTACTTCATCTGGACGGTCACGGGCCTGTCCCTGTCCCTGGGCTTCCTGGTCCTGATCATCGGCCTCCCCATGGCCGCCTTCTTCCTGGGCTCCCTGCGGGCCCTGGGCCTCGGAGAGGGCCGGCTGGTGGACGCCCTCCTGGACGTGCGCATGCCCCGGCGCCCCCCCCTCCTGCCCGAGGGCAAGCGCTTGGTTGATAGGTTGGCTGGCCTTTTCAGGGATAGCTACACCTGGAAATGCTTGGTTTACTTCCTGATCCACCTCCCCCTCAGCCTGATGACCTCCACCTTCATGCTGATCGGCCTGGTCGTCTCCTTTTCCCTCCTGGCCATCCCGGTCCTCCACTGGGGCTTCCACCTGCCCCTCGTGGTCGTCGGGTGCGAGACCTTCTCGGCGCCCGTCTGGGTGGTGCTCCTCCTCCCCCTGGGCGGCCTCCTGGGGCTGATCGGCACCCTGCACCTGGGCCTGGCCTTCGGCCGGCTCCATGGGGCCCTGGCCCGGGCCCTGCTCGTGGCCCGTTGA
- the ruvC gene encoding crossover junction endodeoxyribonuclease RuvC yields MPAPAAPVRCLGVDPGSLACGFAVVSRWGSRLELVEAGVIRSPRGADFDQRILGIHQKLSEVIARTAPDFMAVESPFVEKNAQSALKLGQIRGGILLTAGLHGLAVGDYNPMQVKKAVSGYGWADKGQVGRMVMTLLSLKEPLPADAADAAAVAIGHLMAARPRPAYS; encoded by the coding sequence GTGCCCGCCCCCGCGGCGCCCGTCCGCTGCCTGGGCGTGGACCCCGGTTCCCTGGCCTGCGGCTTCGCCGTGGTCTCGCGCTGGGGCTCCCGCCTGGAACTCGTCGAGGCGGGCGTCATCCGCTCCCCCCGGGGCGCCGACTTCGACCAGCGCATCCTGGGCATCCACCAGAAGCTCAGCGAGGTCATCGCGCGCACCGCGCCCGACTTCATGGCCGTGGAGAGTCCCTTCGTGGAGAAGAACGCCCAGTCCGCCCTCAAGCTCGGGCAGATCCGGGGCGGGATCCTCCTCACCGCCGGCCTCCACGGGCTCGCGGTCGGGGACTACAACCCCATGCAGGTGAAGAAGGCCGTCAGCGGCTACGGCTGGGCCGACAAGGGCCAGGTGGGCCGCATGGTCATGACCCTCCTCAGCCTCAAGGAGCCCCTCCCCGCCGACGCGGCCGACGCCGCCGCGGTGGCCATCGGCCACCTGATGGCGGCGCGCCCGCGCCCCGCCTACTCGTAG
- a CDS encoding thioredoxin family protein, giving the protein MKALLIPFVVAGSLFAAEPGWETSLPAAQARARKEHKLIFMDVWTEWCGWCIRLQKETFPSPVAKAALARVVPLSLKTQLKNGTPTADAWVEKKFKIEGFPSLFLLDADGNVVAAMPGYLPPDQFAAWINQEVAKRK; this is encoded by the coding sequence ATGAAAGCCCTGCTGATCCCCTTCGTCGTCGCCGGTTCGCTTTTCGCCGCGGAACCCGGCTGGGAGACCTCCCTCCCCGCGGCCCAGGCCCGGGCCCGCAAGGAGCACAAGCTCATCTTCATGGACGTCTGGACCGAGTGGTGCGGCTGGTGCATCCGCCTCCAGAAGGAGACGTTCCCTAGCCCGGTCGCCAAGGCGGCCCTGGCCCGGGTCGTCCCCCTCTCCCTCAAGACCCAGCTCAAGAACGGCACCCCCACCGCCGACGCCTGGGTCGAGAAGAAGTTCAAGATCGAGGGCTTCCCCAGCCTCTTCCTCCTGGACGCGGACGGGAACGTGGTGGCCGCGATGCCCGGCTACCTCCCCCCGGATCAGTTCGCGGCCTGGATCAACCAGGAAGTGGCCAAGCGGAAGTGA
- a CDS encoding DUF5808 domain-containing protein, which produces MALQWALGFGLWRVLPPVVPVHWGPGGHIDGWGPSTVPGFLLPGLATGVYGALWAIAALGWGTERNLPMLRQARVLMMLFMLGVLGAIYLPPALGAGWGHVGLAIRLLVALLLLFLGNLMPRAEPAAPGRDLWKDALRRGGRLMVGAALVLLACAWLPPVPYFALMAGLTLAAGLYPYVRVQRGLDRLRAAEPRPLDAGPAGPALGAPDALALLGEATVLACVPGTGHALAAAGLPPLLWGILFVEAELRQGGELHRARVFMRGFVTAAVASALVLALLLPGTPGHPPLAAIFGGLAAMLLVSGGGQVLARRTAPESARSAWGTGPVLWDPRDARIWVPKAMGMGASLNFAHAASWALTLGLVGLPFLAAGLF; this is translated from the coding sequence GTGGCGCTCCAATGGGCGCTGGGCTTCGGCCTCTGGAGGGTCCTGCCGCCGGTGGTCCCCGTCCACTGGGGCCCCGGAGGCCACATCGACGGCTGGGGCCCCTCGACGGTGCCGGGCTTCCTCCTGCCGGGCCTGGCCACCGGCGTCTACGGGGCCCTCTGGGCCATCGCCGCCCTGGGCTGGGGCACCGAACGGAACCTCCCCATGCTGCGGCAGGCGCGCGTCCTGATGATGCTCTTCATGCTGGGCGTCCTGGGCGCCATCTACCTGCCCCCGGCGCTGGGGGCCGGCTGGGGCCACGTGGGACTGGCGATCCGGCTCCTGGTGGCCCTGCTGCTGCTCTTCCTGGGCAACCTGATGCCGCGCGCGGAGCCCGCCGCGCCCGGCCGGGACCTGTGGAAGGACGCCCTCCGCCGAGGCGGGCGGCTGATGGTGGGCGCGGCCCTGGTGCTCCTGGCCTGCGCCTGGCTTCCCCCGGTCCCCTACTTCGCCCTCATGGCGGGTCTGACCCTGGCCGCGGGCCTGTACCCCTACGTGCGGGTCCAGCGGGGCCTCGACCGCCTCCGGGCCGCGGAGCCCCGGCCCCTGGACGCGGGGCCCGCGGGGCCCGCCCTCGGCGCGCCCGACGCCCTGGCCCTCCTCGGCGAGGCCACCGTGCTGGCCTGCGTTCCGGGGACAGGCCACGCCCTGGCCGCCGCGGGCCTGCCGCCCCTCCTCTGGGGGATCCTCTTCGTGGAGGCCGAGCTCCGGCAGGGCGGGGAGCTCCACCGGGCACGCGTGTTCATGCGGGGCTTCGTGACGGCCGCGGTGGCCTCCGCCCTGGTCCTGGCCCTGCTCCTGCCGGGAACGCCGGGGCATCCCCCCCTGGCGGCGATCTTCGGCGGCCTCGCGGCCATGCTCCTCGTGAGCGGGGGCGGCCAGGTCCTGGCCCGGCGCACGGCGCCCGAATCGGCCCGCTCCGCCTGGGGCACGGGCCCGGTCCTCTGGGATCCGCGCGACGCCCGGATCTGGGTGCCCAAGGCCATGGGGATGGGCGCGAGCCTGAACTTCGCCCACGCCGCCTCCTGGGCGCTCACCCTGGGCCTCGTGGGCCTCCCCTTCCTGGCGGCGGGCCTCTTCTAG
- a CDS encoding ribonuclease R family protein, producing the protein MGHRKQPPPRHANAPRPERGPVRGLPREGETFEALFLGHPEGTGGFLRPLNARRSDGLDLLVDWREGHDAIHGDRVQAELTGLTLDGRPRAKVLRILSRTPDPIPALLQKQAWGWRAIPLEPRLSQIVSVPPTDLAGDGDLVSVLLDPDVAARQVKGVVKARLGRPTDLHIENRLTAALFNLRTDFPDAVMQELAPFPTELPEAWTRDREDLRQQLTVTVDPPSAKDFDDAISLEALPEEEGGGWILGVHIADVSHYVAEEGPLDREALARGTSVYFPDQCIPMLPERLSGELCSLREGVDRLTLTAWMTLSPALEVVETRFSESVIRSRKRLTYDQVKAACMDGDRAVRAWMGEDVAAMLEEALRVSRSLTAIRLGRGALNLDSEETEFVFDEEGRVKDARRYAHHDAHRMIEEFMLLANEAVARFFTRRKLATIYRVHDVPDPLKLEAFKEVASAFGLIRPYDPATPEVLNAMLDKIRGGPLEAMLNNLLVRSLKKAAYSADNIGHSGLALQDYLHFTSPIRRYPDLIVHRLLRKALRGAGFPEGLHSRLAIVAKQSSDTEQVATEAERENDRWKTCLLMKTRIGNRYEGRIQGFSLRAAFVRLDSPFVEVGVPLGALGAAFEVDANRTHAAAAGSGVVLSIGDPVKVEITGVDEDLRRVSAWVVEAQGRDGKGKPLTFVPSLAAPAAVREERFVEEPPRGRPPKGVRQARGDRDSDRPGRPGGPRPGPRTGSAPRPGRPSRPGAPGRDSGRPKPPKGSVRGGGKRRKG; encoded by the coding sequence ATGGGCCACCGCAAGCAACCGCCACCCCGCCACGCCAACGCTCCCCGACCGGAAAGGGGTCCCGTCCGGGGCCTGCCCCGGGAGGGCGAGACCTTCGAAGCCCTGTTCCTGGGTCACCCGGAGGGCACCGGGGGCTTCCTGCGCCCCCTCAACGCCCGCCGGAGCGACGGGCTGGACCTCCTGGTCGACTGGCGTGAGGGGCACGACGCCATCCACGGGGACCGGGTCCAGGCCGAGCTCACGGGCCTGACCCTGGACGGCCGGCCCCGGGCCAAGGTCCTCCGCATCCTCTCCCGCACCCCCGACCCCATCCCCGCCCTGCTCCAGAAGCAGGCCTGGGGCTGGCGGGCCATCCCCCTGGAGCCCCGGCTCTCCCAGATCGTCTCCGTGCCGCCCACCGACCTGGCCGGGGATGGCGACCTGGTGAGCGTCCTCCTGGATCCCGACGTGGCCGCGCGCCAGGTGAAGGGCGTCGTGAAGGCCCGGCTGGGCCGGCCCACCGACCTGCACATCGAGAACCGCCTCACCGCCGCCCTCTTCAACCTGCGCACGGACTTCCCCGACGCGGTGATGCAGGAGCTGGCCCCCTTCCCCACCGAGCTCCCCGAGGCCTGGACCCGGGACCGGGAGGACCTGCGCCAGCAGCTCACGGTGACCGTGGACCCGCCCAGCGCCAAGGACTTCGACGACGCCATCAGCCTCGAGGCCCTCCCCGAGGAGGAGGGCGGCGGCTGGATCCTGGGCGTCCACATCGCCGACGTGAGCCACTACGTGGCCGAGGAGGGCCCCCTCGACCGCGAGGCCCTGGCCCGGGGCACCTCCGTTTACTTCCCCGACCAGTGCATCCCCATGCTCCCCGAGCGCCTCTCGGGCGAACTCTGCAGCCTCCGGGAGGGCGTGGACCGCCTCACCCTGACCGCGTGGATGACCCTCTCCCCCGCCCTGGAGGTGGTGGAGACCCGCTTCTCCGAATCCGTGATCCGCTCCCGGAAGCGCCTCACCTACGACCAGGTGAAGGCCGCGTGCATGGACGGGGACCGGGCCGTGCGCGCCTGGATGGGCGAGGACGTCGCCGCCATGCTGGAGGAGGCCCTCCGGGTGAGCCGGAGCCTCACCGCCATCCGCCTGGGCCGCGGCGCCCTCAACCTGGATTCCGAGGAGACGGAGTTCGTCTTCGACGAGGAGGGCCGCGTCAAGGACGCCCGCCGCTACGCCCACCACGACGCCCACCGCATGATCGAGGAGTTCATGCTGCTGGCGAACGAGGCCGTGGCGCGGTTCTTCACCCGCCGCAAGCTGGCCACCATCTACCGGGTCCACGACGTGCCCGATCCCCTCAAGCTGGAGGCCTTCAAGGAGGTCGCCTCGGCCTTCGGCCTGATCCGGCCCTACGACCCCGCCACCCCCGAAGTCCTGAACGCCATGCTGGACAAGATCCGCGGGGGGCCGCTGGAGGCCATGCTGAACAACCTCCTGGTGCGCAGCCTCAAGAAGGCCGCCTACAGCGCCGACAACATCGGCCACTCCGGCCTGGCCCTCCAGGACTACCTGCACTTCACCAGCCCCATCCGCCGCTACCCGGACCTCATCGTCCACCGCCTCCTGCGCAAGGCCCTGCGGGGCGCGGGCTTCCCGGAAGGCCTCCACAGCCGCCTCGCCATCGTGGCCAAGCAGAGCAGCGACACCGAACAGGTGGCCACCGAGGCCGAGCGCGAGAACGACCGCTGGAAGACCTGCCTCCTCATGAAGACCCGGATCGGCAACCGCTATGAGGGCCGGATCCAGGGCTTCTCCCTGCGGGCGGCCTTCGTGCGCCTGGACAGCCCCTTCGTGGAGGTGGGCGTGCCCCTGGGCGCCCTGGGCGCGGCCTTCGAGGTGGACGCCAACCGCACCCACGCCGCCGCGGCGGGCAGCGGGGTGGTGCTCTCCATCGGCGACCCCGTGAAGGTGGAGATCACGGGGGTGGACGAGGATCTGCGCCGCGTCTCCGCCTGGGTCGTCGAGGCCCAGGGCCGGGACGGCAAGGGCAAGCCCCTCACCTTCGTGCCCAGCCTCGCGGCCCCCGCGGCCGTGCGCGAGGAGCGCTTCGTGGAGGAGCCCCCCCGGGGCCGCCCCCCCAAGGGGGTGCGCCAGGCCCGCGGCGACCGGGATTCCGACAGGCCCGGACGACCCGGCGGTCCCCGGCCCGGACCCCGGACCGGCAGCGCCCCGCGCCCCGGCCGGCCGAGCCGTCCCGGTGCGCCCGGCCGGGACAGCGGGCGTCCCAAGCCGCCCAAGGGCTCCGTCCGGGGCGGCGGCAAGCGCAGGAAGGGCTGA
- a CDS encoding autorepressor SdpR family transcription factor: MTSPALTFKALADPTRRRMLERLRSGDLNAGELAEGLPMTRASVSHHLALLKQAGLVRVRRQGQNLVYTLDTTVFQEALQWMVGFLKP; the protein is encoded by the coding sequence ATGACCTCCCCCGCCCTCACCTTCAAGGCCCTCGCCGACCCGACCCGGCGCCGGATGCTGGAACGGCTCCGGAGCGGCGACCTCAACGCCGGGGAACTGGCGGAGGGGCTTCCCATGACCCGGGCCAGCGTCTCCCACCACCTGGCCCTGCTCAAGCAGGCCGGGCTCGTGCGGGTGCGCCGGCAGGGGCAGAACCTCGTCTACACCCTCGACACCACGGTCTTCCAGGAGGCGCTCCAATGGATGGTGGGATTCCTGAAACCCTAG